Proteins encoded in a region of the Haloglomus salinum genome:
- a CDS encoding YcaO-like family protein yields MTEVRLAGEGPAVEAVAAALADTDATVESAAPDSLVGADLGIVVAPVGAEAFADATGTAHDAGTPWLAVELGGVGGHALPDGDAAVGGFGAGTACFDCLRTRVAAGLEGDGDRADGDASVAATTARFAGALAGRAAADLVEGRETATLGSVVEVPHAQRRILPVPGCACETDPPDATLDRTVVDRSLQESVDRLERAVDRRLGPVREISEAESFPAPYYLAELADTSAFSDGVTGGLAAGVATDWNVALGKALGEGLERYAAAVYRGDAFERAPAAGVEGAVPPSAFVRPDADDGDWHAPDPSESIPWVAGEDLVTGERAWLPAEFVVFPPPQGARHRPAITTGLGFGSGVDALLSGLSEVIERDAAMLAWYSTFEPMGLSVGPDALAAAPEDSPLATFETLRRRARSEGLETTALLLTQDIDVPVVACAVHHDGDRWPQFAAGMSAALDPAAAARDALAEALQNWMELRGMGRQGATEQQPGVARAADRPRGVREFCAPETTVPLESVGPSDPPAGDAALEALLDAVASADLDAYAARVTTRDVEALGFEAVRVLVPGAQPLFSGTSYFGERARKVPETFGCEPRLDRAHHPFP; encoded by the coding sequence GTGACCGAGGTCCGACTCGCGGGCGAGGGGCCGGCGGTCGAGGCGGTTGCGGCCGCGCTCGCGGACACCGACGCGACGGTCGAATCGGCCGCACCCGATTCGCTTGTGGGTGCCGACCTCGGCATCGTCGTCGCGCCGGTCGGCGCCGAGGCCTTCGCCGATGCGACGGGGACTGCGCACGACGCCGGGACGCCGTGGCTGGCGGTCGAACTCGGCGGCGTCGGTGGCCACGCGCTCCCGGACGGCGACGCCGCCGTCGGCGGATTCGGCGCTGGCACGGCCTGTTTCGACTGTCTCCGGACGCGCGTCGCGGCGGGGCTCGAGGGGGATGGAGACCGCGCCGACGGTGACGCGTCGGTCGCGGCGACCACGGCACGCTTCGCGGGCGCGCTCGCCGGGCGCGCGGCGGCCGACCTCGTCGAGGGCCGCGAGACGGCCACGCTGGGGAGCGTCGTCGAAGTCCCGCACGCGCAGCGTCGAATCCTCCCGGTTCCCGGGTGCGCCTGCGAGACGGACCCGCCCGATGCGACCCTCGACCGGACCGTCGTCGACCGCTCGCTCCAGGAGTCCGTCGACCGGCTGGAGCGCGCCGTCGACCGGCGGCTGGGCCCGGTCCGCGAAATAAGCGAGGCCGAGTCCTTCCCGGCGCCGTACTACCTCGCCGAACTCGCGGACACGAGCGCGTTCAGCGACGGCGTGACCGGCGGCCTCGCCGCGGGGGTCGCGACCGACTGGAACGTCGCGCTCGGGAAGGCGCTCGGTGAGGGACTCGAACGCTACGCAGCCGCCGTCTACCGCGGCGACGCCTTCGAGCGCGCACCGGCCGCCGGCGTCGAGGGTGCGGTCCCGCCGTCCGCGTTCGTGCGGCCGGACGCCGACGATGGCGACTGGCACGCCCCCGACCCGAGCGAGTCCATCCCCTGGGTCGCCGGCGAGGACCTCGTCACGGGCGAGCGCGCGTGGCTCCCGGCCGAGTTCGTCGTGTTCCCACCGCCGCAGGGCGCTCGCCACCGTCCGGCCATCACGACAGGACTGGGCTTCGGGAGTGGTGTCGACGCCCTGCTCTCGGGGCTCTCCGAGGTCATCGAGCGCGACGCCGCGATGCTGGCGTGGTACTCGACGTTCGAACCGATGGGGCTCTCCGTGGGGCCCGACGCTCTCGCGGCTGCACCCGAGGACAGCCCGCTCGCCACCTTCGAGACGCTCCGGCGGCGCGCCCGCTCGGAAGGGCTGGAGACGACTGCGCTCCTGCTGACACAGGACATCGACGTGCCGGTCGTGGCCTGCGCGGTCCACCACGACGGTGACCGCTGGCCGCAGTTCGCGGCCGGGATGTCCGCGGCGCTCGACCCCGCGGCGGCCGCCCGGGACGCACTGGCCGAGGCGCTCCAGAACTGGATGGAACTCCGAGGGATGGGACGACAGGGCGCGACCGAACAGCAACCCGGCGTCGCGCGAGCCGCGGACCGACCGCGGGGCGTCCGGGAGTTCTGTGCCCCCGAGACGACGGTTCCGCTGGAGTCCGTCGGCCCGTCGGACCCCCCTGCCGGCGACGCGGCGCTCGAGGCATTGCTCGACGCGGTGGCGAGTGCCGACCTCGACGCGTACGCAGCACGGGTGACGACTCGCGACGTCGAGGCGCTCGGCTTCGAGGCGGTCCGGGTACTGGTTCCGGGTGCGCAACCACTGTTCAGCGGGACGTCCTACTTCGGCGAGCGTGCACGTAAAGTCCCGGAGACGTTCGGGTGCGAACCGCGCCTGGACCGTGCGCATCATCCGTTCCCCTGA
- a CDS encoding YndJ family transporter produces the protein MSAAEYGRRDGAIASQRLRVGGYRVTDLTAGAGALVWLATVLLGVTGSAALSAVDRFVALAVLMLVPLGLGQVSSPDSRLGVLAARGAIVASFPAALAVVAALALPVGSPVSVLLALPWLAVTGTIAVVGLSRLRERGLDSLPELSVTAALLYVPVGAVALVLHRAGLFLRFEPIIVLLTAVHYHYAGFVLPLTAGLTARVVDADGGFEGPVGRLAAAALLVLVGNIALIAVGITFSPLLEVVAVALFTVAVAVFAAVALRRAVPRLPRVPATLLAVACCTLFASMALALAYGYSAFRPSDALVGIGTMVRWHGALNAFGFAVPALLAFRLLDD, from the coding sequence GTGAGCGCGGCGGAGTACGGCCGTCGCGACGGGGCCATCGCGAGCCAGCGGCTCCGGGTTGGCGGCTACCGGGTGACGGACCTGACCGCGGGTGCCGGCGCGCTCGTCTGGCTGGCGACCGTCCTCCTCGGCGTCACTGGCTCGGCCGCGCTCTCGGCCGTCGACCGGTTCGTCGCACTGGCGGTGCTGATGCTGGTCCCCCTCGGCCTCGGCCAGGTGTCGTCGCCGGACTCCCGACTCGGGGTGCTGGCTGCCCGTGGTGCCATCGTCGCCTCGTTCCCGGCTGCGCTGGCAGTCGTCGCGGCCCTCGCGCTCCCCGTCGGGTCGCCCGTCTCCGTCCTACTGGCGCTCCCGTGGCTGGCCGTCACCGGCACTATCGCTGTCGTCGGACTCTCGCGGCTCCGCGAACGGGGACTCGACTCGCTACCGGAACTGTCTGTGACCGCGGCGCTGCTCTACGTCCCGGTCGGCGCGGTGGCGCTGGTCCTGCACCGGGCCGGCCTCTTCCTGCGCTTCGAGCCCATCATCGTCCTGCTGACGGCTGTCCACTACCACTACGCCGGGTTCGTCCTCCCGCTCACGGCCGGCCTGACCGCGCGCGTCGTCGACGCGGACGGGGGGTTCGAGGGGCCCGTCGGTCGGCTGGCCGCCGCCGCGCTCCTGGTGCTCGTGGGGAACATCGCGCTCATCGCAGTCGGAATCACGTTCTCGCCGCTGCTGGAGGTCGTCGCCGTGGCACTGTTCACCGTGGCGGTGGCCGTGTTCGCCGCCGTCGCGCTCCGCCGGGCCGTGCCCCGGCTTCCGCGGGTACCGGCGACGCTGCTGGCGGTCGCGTGCTGTACGCTGTTCGCCTCGATGGCGCTCGCGCTGGCCTACGGCTACTCCGCGTTCCGTCCGAGCGACGCGCTGGTCGGCATCGGGACGATGGTCCGCTGGCACGGCGCACTCAACGCGTTCGGCTTCGCGGTTCCGGCACTGCTCGCCTTCCGGCTGCTGGATGATTGA
- a CDS encoding DUF63 family protein gives MAATERFDIDVSPERAWLATFAAAVVAFAAGAVALPRLVWDRFLWHYFWGPVFADAQGARCAVMTDSGPDLLFRETRCSAARNAGSIVAEPGYTLVSEAGYAITLIFFLIGVLYLLRYLEVGESLDLFFALTPFMFFGGALRVVEDANNAALEAGVESLLSYPANTLIISPVIYFTVFAVTLAVLVAGVALDRREVVESYHRFVFAVGSLVLLATAGFLFWFVPTQIAPEIPGVGFYPLMTIVTLVLAAVLAVVIYAGAERYAPVINEGTGRAGLVVLFGHAVDGVANVLSADWLDYIGVPVEYGSKHPVNRIIVDITQSVQPEWLSTAIGTSWPFLAVKLIAATAVIYVFDRRIFEESPRYAVLLLVAILAVGLGPGSRDMLRATFGI, from the coding sequence ATGGCCGCGACCGAGCGGTTCGATATCGATGTCAGCCCGGAGCGAGCGTGGCTCGCGACGTTCGCGGCAGCGGTCGTCGCGTTCGCCGCGGGCGCCGTCGCCCTCCCCCGCCTCGTCTGGGACCGCTTCCTCTGGCACTACTTCTGGGGCCCCGTCTTCGCGGACGCGCAGGGCGCCCGCTGCGCCGTGATGACCGACAGCGGCCCGGACCTGCTGTTCCGGGAGACCCGCTGTAGCGCCGCCCGCAACGCCGGCAGTATCGTCGCCGAGCCGGGCTACACGCTCGTCTCGGAGGCCGGCTACGCCATCACGCTCATCTTCTTCCTCATCGGGGTCCTCTACCTGCTCCGGTACCTGGAGGTGGGTGAGTCCCTGGACCTGTTCTTCGCGCTGACCCCGTTCATGTTCTTCGGCGGCGCGCTCCGCGTCGTCGAGGACGCCAACAACGCCGCGCTCGAGGCGGGTGTCGAGAGCCTGCTCTCGTACCCGGCGAACACGCTCATCATCAGCCCGGTCATCTACTTCACCGTCTTCGCGGTGACGCTGGCGGTGCTGGTCGCTGGTGTCGCGCTGGACCGGCGCGAGGTCGTCGAGAGCTACCACCGCTTCGTCTTCGCCGTCGGGAGCCTCGTGCTGCTGGCGACGGCAGGTTTCCTGTTCTGGTTCGTCCCGACGCAGATCGCCCCGGAGATTCCAGGCGTCGGGTTCTACCCGCTGATGACCATCGTCACGCTGGTGCTCGCGGCGGTCCTCGCGGTCGTCATCTACGCGGGCGCCGAGCGCTACGCGCCCGTCATCAACGAGGGGACCGGCCGCGCGGGACTCGTCGTCCTGTTCGGGCACGCCGTCGACGGCGTGGCGAACGTGCTGTCGGCCGACTGGCTCGACTACATCGGCGTCCCCGTCGAGTACGGCTCGAAGCACCCGGTCAACCGCATCATCGTCGATATCACACAGTCGGTCCAGCCGGAGTGGCTCTCGACCGCCATCGGCACCTCGTGGCCGTTCCTCGCGGTGAAGCTCATCGCCGCCACCGCGGTCATCTACGTCTTCGACCGGCGTATCTTCGAGGAGAGCCCACGGTACGCGGTCCTGTTGCTCGTGGCCATCCTCGCGGTCGGGCTCGGCCCGGGGAGCCGGGACATGCTCCGCGCGACGTTCGGCATCTGA
- a CDS encoding complex I NDUFA9 subunit family protein — protein MDVLVAGGTGFVGRPVCRVLADRGHRVTAASRSPDAVSLPDAVVRARADVTDSDLRGLVAGHDAVVNLVALPSHVQPRASHEAVHLGGTRHLLRASEAAGVDRFVQLSGLGVDDGVETAYFRAKRRAERAVRESGLDWTIYRPSVVFGDGCAFLPFLERLARFGVVSLPGGGRTRLQPMWVGDLAPMVASGVTDARHVGATYRLGGPERLTLAAVLAMVADDPLVLPVPMPVARLGAAVLDRVPGVPVGLDQYRATTLDNTVADNDVTAFDTTEASLWRLGDYLRDGATPAGAASETPNATEVDEP, from the coding sequence ATGGACGTCCTCGTCGCGGGCGGCACCGGCTTCGTCGGGCGCCCGGTCTGCCGTGTCCTCGCCGACCGGGGACACCGTGTGACCGCCGCCTCGCGCTCGCCCGACGCCGTGTCGCTGCCCGACGCAGTCGTGCGGGCCCGGGCGGACGTGACCGACAGCGACCTCCGGGGGCTCGTCGCGGGCCACGATGCCGTCGTCAACCTGGTCGCGCTCCCCTCGCACGTCCAGCCGCGGGCCAGCCACGAGGCGGTCCATCTCGGCGGGACCCGGCACCTGCTCCGGGCGAGCGAGGCCGCCGGCGTCGACCGGTTCGTCCAGCTCTCCGGCCTCGGCGTCGACGACGGCGTGGAGACGGCCTACTTCCGCGCGAAGCGACGGGCCGAGCGAGCCGTCCGCGAGTCGGGCCTCGACTGGACCATCTACCGCCCGTCAGTGGTGTTCGGCGACGGCTGTGCGTTCCTCCCCTTCCTCGAGCGTCTGGCCCGGTTCGGGGTAGTGTCGCTCCCCGGTGGCGGGCGGACGCGGCTGCAACCGATGTGGGTCGGGGACCTTGCACCGATGGTGGCGAGCGGCGTCACCGACGCCCGACACGTCGGCGCGACCTATCGACTCGGCGGGCCCGAGCGGCTCACGCTCGCGGCGGTTCTCGCGATGGTCGCCGACGACCCGCTCGTCCTCCCCGTGCCGATGCCGGTCGCGCGGCTGGGCGCGGCAGTCCTCGACCGGGTGCCCGGGGTTCCGGTCGGCCTGGACCAGTACCGCGCCACGACGCTCGACAACACCGTGGCCGACAACGACGTGACCGCGTTCGACACCACCGAGGCGTCGCTCTGGCGGCTCGGAGACTACCTCCGTGACGGTGCCACGCCCGCAGGGGCAGCGTCCGAGACGCCGAACGCCACGGAGGTGGACGAGCCGTGA
- a CDS encoding PAS domain S-box protein, with translation MGVGDREPSATPGRQRASARRDGASGIEVDAIADLGVDFAFRLDTGGTVTAVSGDIEWLLGATAEEVIDDKFEQYIAAGSLETAYDALDAVLSGETVRGMALRIAGDERPWIEVNAEPVRNAEGEVVAVRGAAREATERRRAIERHSEAMKGAMDGMALLDDDGCYLFVNDAHADLYGYDREELLGNHWSQLYDPAEQRRLEREALPEMVETGGWRGPAVGRRADGSTFQQELSLSDLEDGFVCVVRDVTERTRREQIIDVLDRVLRHNLRNEMNVVLGEAGDIARNAEGEQAAAAERIRDRARSLLAVSDTARTVREVVSGDHETDHLDLRSAVRQATDQVEAGGHDIATSLPERPLHVASPGCRHAVRELIENAVEHGSTSGPSEAGSDGPDGTAPAVSVDLCSSEDPGGAPVAVLRVADSGPGIPRMERRTLEEGSETPLRHGQGLGLWLVNWVTTEAGGDLSVDESDDGGTVVEMRLPLADSADG, from the coding sequence ATGGGTGTGGGTGACCGGGAGCCGAGCGCTACCCCGGGTCGACAGCGGGCGTCCGCCAGACGCGACGGCGCGAGTGGCATCGAGGTCGACGCCATCGCCGACCTGGGTGTCGACTTCGCCTTTCGACTCGACACCGGCGGGACGGTCACCGCCGTCTCCGGTGACATCGAGTGGCTCCTGGGAGCCACCGCCGAGGAGGTCATCGACGACAAGTTCGAGCAGTACATCGCCGCTGGGTCCCTCGAGACCGCGTACGACGCGCTGGACGCGGTGCTGTCGGGAGAGACCGTCCGCGGGATGGCACTCCGGATTGCCGGTGACGAGCGCCCCTGGATCGAGGTGAACGCTGAGCCGGTCCGGAACGCGGAGGGCGAAGTGGTCGCCGTGCGCGGAGCGGCTCGCGAGGCGACCGAGCGCCGCCGGGCCATCGAGCGCCACTCGGAGGCGATGAAGGGTGCCATGGACGGGATGGCGCTGCTCGACGACGACGGCTGCTATCTCTTCGTCAACGACGCCCACGCCGACCTGTACGGGTACGACCGCGAGGAACTCCTCGGGAACCACTGGTCCCAGCTCTACGACCCGGCCGAGCAACGACGGCTCGAACGGGAGGCGCTGCCGGAGATGGTCGAGACGGGCGGCTGGCGCGGCCCGGCCGTCGGCCGGCGCGCCGACGGCTCCACCTTCCAGCAGGAACTCTCGCTGAGCGACCTCGAGGACGGCTTCGTCTGTGTCGTTCGGGACGTGACCGAGCGGACACGGCGCGAGCAGATAATCGACGTGCTCGACCGGGTGCTCCGGCACAACCTGCGCAACGAGATGAACGTAGTGCTGGGCGAGGCCGGGGACATCGCCCGGAACGCCGAGGGGGAGCAGGCGGCTGCCGCCGAGCGAATTCGTGACCGCGCCCGGAGCCTGCTGGCCGTGAGCGACACCGCGCGGACCGTCCGCGAGGTGGTCTCGGGCGACCACGAGACCGACCATCTGGACCTCCGCTCGGCCGTCCGGCAGGCCACCGACCAGGTCGAGGCCGGGGGACACGACATCGCCACCAGCCTCCCGGAGCGCCCGCTCCACGTGGCGTCTCCCGGGTGCCGACACGCAGTGCGAGAACTCATCGAGAACGCCGTCGAACACGGCTCGACGAGCGGTCCGTCGGAGGCCGGGTCGGATGGCCCTGACGGCACCGCCCCGGCGGTCAGCGTCGACCTCTGCAGCTCCGAGGACCCGGGGGGTGCGCCCGTGGCCGTGCTTCGCGTGGCCGACAGTGGTCCGGGTATCCCCCGGATGGAACGCCGCACGCTGGAGGAGGGCTCGGAGACACCGCTGCGCCACGGCCAGGGGCTCGGTCTCTGGCTGGTCAACTGGGTGACGACGGAGGCCGGTGGCGACCTCTCGGTCGACGAGTCCGACGACGGCGGGACCGTCGTCGAGATGCGGCTACCCCTGGCCGACAGTGCGGACGGGTGA
- a CDS encoding geranylgeranyl reductase family protein, translated as MPAETYDILVVGGGTAGAFAAATAAREGVDVAILERKSEEEAGHIACGDAVKGTSTFPDVIDRERLRRESFTNDGIRRAVFENPQGGTLDIQMQGDGGAVLDRKRYGEILLEEAAKAGADIHYDTVVQDVIQNGKVEGVKTASKGSVTTYEADVVIDAAGALSILQDRTDLSDPTFDTNVSYSQFCSAYREVIEVEEPVDYHDALVFKPTAELGYLWYFPRTKTEINVGLGFQMNKDPMKLVSVLRDDVRNRPEFQNATVKDKLGAALPTRRPYDSATAPGFIAVGDAAAHVNPTTGGGIPGAAKAGHWAALEAVEAISEGTTDDEAAFWDYNRKVQTDFGKRFAAMDLYNIWGGTYDVDDLVSVISALPGQQIADVMARDGTASMSLGLKLKTLVRTFGHWSTLLELRKVNGLAADLRDIYDDYPTSPDGFEAWRDRRDQVMDELYEITGADPKY; from the coding sequence TACGACATCCTCGTGGTCGGTGGCGGGACGGCCGGCGCGTTCGCCGCAGCCACGGCTGCCCGCGAGGGTGTGGACGTCGCCATCCTCGAACGCAAGTCCGAGGAGGAGGCGGGGCACATCGCCTGCGGTGACGCCGTCAAGGGAACGTCGACGTTCCCCGACGTCATCGACCGCGAGCGACTCCGCCGGGAATCGTTCACGAACGACGGCATCCGGCGCGCGGTGTTCGAGAACCCACAGGGCGGCACGCTCGACATCCAGATGCAGGGGGATGGCGGCGCCGTTCTCGACCGCAAGCGCTACGGCGAAATCCTCCTCGAGGAGGCCGCCAAGGCCGGCGCGGACATCCACTACGACACCGTCGTCCAGGATGTCATCCAGAACGGCAAGGTCGAAGGCGTCAAGACCGCCTCGAAGGGGTCGGTCACCACCTACGAGGCCGACGTCGTCATCGACGCCGCGGGCGCGCTCTCCATCCTCCAGGACCGCACCGACCTGAGCGACCCCACCTTCGATACGAACGTCAGCTACTCGCAGTTCTGCTCGGCCTACCGCGAGGTCATCGAGGTCGAGGAACCGGTCGACTACCACGATGCGCTCGTGTTCAAGCCGACCGCGGAACTGGGCTACCTCTGGTACTTCCCCCGGACGAAGACGGAGATCAACGTCGGGCTCGGCTTCCAGATGAACAAGGACCCGATGAAGCTCGTGAGCGTCCTGCGAGACGACGTCCGCAACCGCCCCGAGTTCCAGAACGCCACCGTCAAGGACAAACTCGGCGCCGCGCTCCCGACCCGCCGGCCGTACGACTCCGCGACGGCTCCCGGCTTCATCGCCGTCGGTGACGCCGCGGCCCACGTCAACCCGACCACGGGTGGCGGTATCCCCGGCGCGGCGAAGGCCGGCCACTGGGCCGCACTCGAGGCCGTCGAGGCCATCTCCGAGGGCACCACGGACGACGAGGCTGCCTTCTGGGACTACAACCGCAAGGTCCAGACCGACTTCGGCAAGCGGTTCGCCGCGATGGACCTGTACAACATCTGGGGCGGCACCTACGACGTGGACGACCTCGTCAGCGTCATCTCGGCGCTACCGGGGCAGCAGATCGCCGACGTGATGGCCCGCGACGGGACCGCCTCGATGAGCCTGGGCCTCAAGCTGAAGACACTCGTCAGGACGTTCGGCCACTGGAGCACGCTGCTGGAACTCCGGAAGGTCAACGGCCTCGCGGCCGACCTCCGGGACATCTACGACGACTACCCCACCTCGCCGGACGGCTTCGAGGCCTGGCGCGACCGTCGGGACCAGGTGATGGACGAGCTGTACGAGATCACCGGCGCCGACCCCAAATACTGA
- a CDS encoding DUF309 domain-containing protein: MDDHTRDPTVGPPTRGDPTGWRDDGRWEHGTLRRATVHGVRLYNSGEFHESHDCFEDEWYNYGRGSTESKFLHGMVQVAAGAYKHFDFEDDEGMRSLFGTALQYFQGVPRDYYGVDVLDVRTVLTNALEDPTVLHGWAITLDEEVREADAEDLAYAESLEH, encoded by the coding sequence ATGGACGACCACACCCGCGACCCGACCGTGGGCCCGCCGACCCGCGGGGACCCGACGGGGTGGCGCGACGACGGCCGCTGGGAGCACGGGACCCTCCGGCGGGCGACGGTCCACGGCGTGCGCCTCTACAACAGCGGCGAGTTCCACGAGTCACACGACTGCTTCGAGGACGAATGGTACAACTACGGCCGCGGCTCCACCGAGAGCAAGTTCCTCCACGGGATGGTGCAGGTCGCCGCGGGCGCGTACAAGCACTTCGATTTCGAGGACGACGAGGGAATGCGTTCGCTCTTCGGGACGGCGCTCCAGTACTTCCAGGGCGTCCCCCGGGACTACTACGGCGTCGACGTGCTCGACGTGCGCACGGTCCTGACCAACGCGCTCGAGGACCCGACGGTTCTCCACGGCTGGGCCATCACGCTCGACGAGGAGGTTCGGGAGGCCGACGCCGAGGACCTCGCCTACGCGGAGTCGCTGGAGCACTGA